One genomic segment of Odocoileus virginianus isolate 20LAN1187 ecotype Illinois chromosome 17, Ovbor_1.2, whole genome shotgun sequence includes these proteins:
- the LPO gene encoding lactoperoxidase — protein sequence MSLPIDHALLNPSSPRPAKCHSSWTVHGGRGWILTGGRDCRFLLGKLQVGEDPWPRTWANSKVPKEGRRPGQDPSLDLTALSWEVGCGAPVPLVKCDENSPYRTITGDCNNRRSPALGAANRALARWLPAEYEDGLALPFGWTQRKTRNGFRVPLAREVSNKIVGYLDEEGVLDEDRSLLFMQWGQIVDHDLDFAPETELGSSEHSKIQCEEHCIQGDNCFPIMFPKNDPKLKTQGKCMPFFRAGFVCPTPPYQSLAREQINAVTSFLDASLVYGSEPSLASRLRNLSSPLGLMAVHQEARDHGLAYLPFVNKKPSPCEFINTTARVPCFLAGDSRASEQILLATSHTLLLREHNRLARELKKLNPHWDGEKLYQEARKILGAFIQIITFRDYLPIVLGSEMQKWIPPYQGYNNSVDPRISNVFTFAFRFGHLEVPSTVSRLDENYQPWGPEAELPLHTLFFNTWRIIKDGGIDPLVRGLLAKKSKLMNQDKMQTSELCNKLFQPTHNIHGFDLAAINLQRCRDHGMPGYNSWRGFCGLSQPKTLKGLQAVLKNKILAKKLLDLYKTPDNIDIWIGGNAEPMVERGRVGPLLACLLGRQFQQIRDGDRFWWENPGVFTEKQRDSLQKVSFSRLVCDNTHITKVPLHAFQANNYPHDFVDCSAVDKLDLSPWASREN from the exons ATGAGCTTGCCAATTGATCATGCACTCCTCAACCCCTCCTCCCCACGCCCTGCCAAATGTCACAGTTCATGGACAGTTCATGGAGGAAGGGGATGGATCTTGACAGGAGGAAGAGACTGCaggttcttgctgggaaaacttCAAGTGGGGGAAGATCCCTGGCCTAGGACATGGGCAAATTCCAAAGTTCCCAAAGAAGGAAGGAGGCCAGGACAAg ACCCTAGCCTGGACTTGACTGCACTCTCCTGGGAGGTGGGCTGCGGAGCCCCCGTTCCTCTGGTGAAATGTGATGAAAACAGCCCTTATCGCACCATCACGGGAGACTGTAATAACAG GAGGAGCCCCGCGCTGGGCGCCGCCAACAGGGCGCTGGCGCGCTGGCTGCCGGCGGAGTACGAGGACGGGCTCGCTCTGCCCTTCGGCTGGACTCAGAGGAAGACGCGCAACGGCTTCCGCGTCCCGCTG GCCCGTGAGGTATCCAACAAAATTGTAGGCTACCTGGACGAAGAGGGTGTTCTGGACGAAGACAGGTCCCTGCTCTTCATGCAGTGGGGTCAAATTGTGGACCACGACCTGGACTTCGCCCCAGAAACAGAACTGGGGAGCAGTGAGCACTCCAAAATCCAGTGTGAGGAGCACTGTATCCAGGGAGACAACTGCTTCCCCATCATG TTCCCGAAAAATGATCCCAAGTTGAAGACTCAAGGGAAATGCATGCCTTTCTTCCGAGCCGGGTTTGTCTGCCCCACTCCACCTTACCAGTCGTTGGCCCGAGAACAGATCAATGCTGTGACCTCCTTCCTGGACGCCAGCTTAGTGTACGGCTCTGAGCCCAGCCTGGCCAGCCGTCTCCGGAACCTCAGCAGCCCGCTGGGTCTCATGGCTGTCCACCAAGAAGCCCGGGACCACGGGCTGGCCTACCTGCCCTTTGTCAACAAGAAGCCGAGCCCCTGTGAGTTCATCAACACCACTGCCCGCGTGCCCTGCTTCCTGGCGG GAGATTCCCGAGCCTCAGAGCAGATCCTGCTGGCCACTTCCCACACGCTCCTTCTCCGAGAGCACAACCGGCTGGCCAGAGAACTAAAGAAACTCAACCCTCACTGGGATGGAGAGAAGCTCTACCAGGAAGCCCGGAAAATCCTGGGAGCCTTCATACAG ATTATCACCTTTAGGGACTACCTGCCCATTGTGCTAGGCAGTGAGATGCAGAAGTGGATCCCGCCATACCAAGGCTATAACAACTCTGTGGATCCCCGAATTTCCAATGTCTTCACCTTTGCCTTCCGCTTTGGCCACTTAGAGGTTCCCTCTACTGTGTCCCGCCTGGATGAGAATTACCAGCCATGGGGTCCGGAAGCGGAGCTCCCCCTGCACACCCTCTTCTTCAACACCTGGAGGATAATCAAAGACG GTGGAATTGACCCTCTGGTGCGGGGTCTGCTGGCCAAGAAGTCCAAACTGATGAATCAGGATAAAATGCAGACAAGTGAGCTGTGCAACAAGCTTTTCCAGCCCACTCACAATATCCACGGCTTTGACCTGGCTGCTATCAACTTACAGCGTTGCCGGGACCATGGGATGCCTG GGTACAACTCCTGGAGGGGCTTCTGTGGCCTCTCACAGCCCAAGACGCTGAAGGGGCTGCAGGCCGTGCTGAAGAACAAGATACTGGCTAAGAAGTTACTGGATCTCTACAAGACCCCCGACAACATTGACATCTGGATCGGGGGCAACGCCGAGCCCATGGTAGAAAGGGGCCGGGTGGGGCCTCTCCTGGCCTGCCTCCTAGGGAGGCAATTCCAGCAGATCCGTGATGGGGACAG GTTCTGGTGGGAGAACCCCGGGGTCTTCACTGAGAAGCAGCGGGACTCTCTCCAGAAAGTGTCCTTCTCGCGCCTCGTCTGTGACAACACCCACATCACCAAGGTCCCGCTGCACGCCTTCCAGGCCAACAACTACCCACATGACTTTGTGGATTGCTCAGCCGTTGATAAGCTGGATCTCTcaccctgggcctccagggagAATTAG